One window from the genome of Hippocampus zosterae strain Florida chromosome 7, ASM2543408v3, whole genome shotgun sequence encodes:
- the casp7 gene encoding caspase-7: protein MAGESAEKTHLGDLEEKEEMSMDRTDAKPDRKARFLLFGKKNKDGQTREQEHSSESHYRIVSPTFQYKMSHGRVGKCIIINNKNFDEKTGMNVRNGTDRDAGELFKCFKSLGFNVFIYNDQTCEKMERLLREASEEDHSDSSCFACILLSHGEEGMIYGTDGAMPIKTVTSLFRGDMCKSLVGKPKLFFIQACRGSEFDDGIQTDSGPPNDTLETDANPRHKIPVEADFLFAYSTVPGYYSWRNPGRGSWFVQALCNVLNEFGKQLEIMQILTRVNYMVATSFESWSEDPRFSEKKQIPCVVSMLTKELYFN, encoded by the exons ATGGCTGGAGAATCTGCAGAGAAGACCCATCTTGGAGATTTAGAAGAGAAAGAGGAGATGTCGATGGACAGAACAGACGCCAAACCTGACCGCAAGGCAAGGTTTTTACTCTTTGG CAAGAAGAATAAGGATGGCCAGACGCGGGAGCAGGAGCACTCTTCGGAAAGCCATTACAGAATTGTCTCGCCAACATTCCAGTATAAGATGAGCCACGGGCGAGTGGGCAAgtgcatcatcatcaacaacaaaaactttgaTGAAAAGACAG GAATGAATGTACGCAACGGGACGGACCGTGACGCCGGCGAGCTGTTCAAGTGCTTCAAGAGCCTGGGCTTCAACGTCTTCATCTACAACGATCAGACCTGCGAGAAGATGGAGCGTCTCCTCCGAGAGG CTTCAGAGGAAGACCACAGCGACAGCTCGTGTTTCGCCTGCATCCTGCTGAGTCACGGCGAAGAGGGCATGATCTACGGCACGGACGGCGCCATGCCCATCAAGACGGTGACCTCGCTCTTCAGGGGGGACATGTGCAAAAGCCTGGTGGGGAAGCCCAAGCTCTTCTTCATCCAG GCCTGCCGGGGTTCCGAATTCGACGACGGCATCCAGACGGATTCGGGTCCGCCCAACGACACCCTGGAGACGGACGCCAATCCCAGACATAAGATCCCCGTGGAGGCCGACTTCCTCTTTGCCTACTCCACCGTGCCAG GCTACTACTCGTGGAGGAACCCCGGGCGCGGCTCCTGGTTCGTGCAGGCGCTGTGCAACGTCCTCAACGAATTCGGCAAGCAGCTGGAGATCATGCAGATCCTGACGCGCGTCAACTACATGGTGGCCACCAGCTTCGAGTCCTGGTCCGAGGACCCGCGCTTCAGCGAGAAGAAGCAGATCCCCTGCGTGGTCTCCATGCTGACCAAGGAGCTCTATTTCAACTGA